One segment of Paenibacillus pabuli DNA contains the following:
- a CDS encoding S41 family peptidase, with protein sequence MMKKRSALLLAIVALLGGSLLTLVLMSYPGMANQTTSGEGLLASVTGNTQQKNDLKKIETAMDLISSNYYKDVDQTKLIDGAINGMMESLGDPYSNYMGQETAAQFEESIEGSFTGIGAEVSSQDGNVVVVSPIKGSPAEKAGIRAKDMIMSVNGESLQGLELNKAVNKIRGPKGSEAKVQVKRAGSTELIEFTIVRDDIDLETVYAHMEDNGVGVITITQFSLNTGERFKEELANLEKQNMKGLVIDVRNDPGGVLQVVIDIAEQFVPKGKVIVQVEDKNGKREQSKSNGSSKSYPITVLMNKGSASASEILAGALQQSAGATLVGENSFGKGTVQTSYDKQMGDGSLLKITIAKWLTPNGDWIHEKGIKPDIAVNQPDYFSVAPINKEKLPLKYDSNSTDVKSAQTMLRGLDFKPDRVDGYYDQKTEEAVKAFQKQKGIEATGEIDEKTAESLEAALIERIANPQYDAQLKRAIENVSKDI encoded by the coding sequence ATGATGAAGAAAAGATCGGCGCTGCTGCTTGCCATTGTAGCCCTTCTTGGAGGGAGCCTGCTTACGCTGGTACTGATGAGTTATCCCGGCATGGCCAATCAGACCACTTCGGGTGAAGGCCTGCTGGCCAGTGTAACCGGCAATACGCAGCAGAAGAACGATTTGAAGAAGATTGAAACCGCAATGGATTTGATCTCAAGCAACTACTATAAAGATGTGGACCAGACCAAACTGATCGATGGTGCGATAAACGGTATGATGGAATCCCTTGGAGATCCATATTCCAACTACATGGGTCAAGAAACGGCTGCCCAGTTCGAGGAATCCATTGAAGGATCCTTTACCGGAATCGGGGCCGAGGTGTCCTCGCAGGATGGAAACGTCGTTGTTGTTTCTCCGATCAAAGGATCACCTGCCGAGAAAGCGGGTATTCGGGCCAAAGACATGATCATGTCTGTGAATGGAGAATCCCTGCAAGGCCTTGAATTAAACAAGGCTGTTAACAAAATCAGAGGTCCAAAGGGTAGTGAAGCCAAGGTACAGGTCAAACGTGCCGGTTCTACGGAATTGATTGAATTTACCATTGTGCGTGATGATATTGATCTGGAGACCGTATACGCCCACATGGAGGATAACGGTGTAGGTGTCATTACCATCACCCAATTCTCGCTGAACACCGGAGAACGCTTCAAGGAAGAGCTGGCGAATCTGGAGAAACAGAACATGAAGGGTCTGGTCATTGACGTTCGTAATGATCCAGGCGGTGTACTGCAAGTGGTTATCGATATTGCCGAGCAGTTTGTTCCAAAAGGCAAAGTAATTGTGCAGGTCGAGGACAAAAACGGCAAACGTGAGCAAAGCAAGTCGAATGGTTCCAGCAAGTCGTATCCGATCACGGTATTGATGAACAAAGGAAGCGCGAGTGCGTCGGAGATTTTGGCCGGTGCATTGCAACAGTCTGCAGGCGCAACGCTGGTTGGCGAAAACTCCTTTGGTAAAGGTACGGTACAGACGAGTTATGATAAGCAAATGGGTGACGGCAGCCTGCTGAAAATCACCATTGCGAAATGGCTGACTCCGAATGGAGACTGGATTCATGAAAAAGGCATTAAACCGGATATTGCGGTGAACCAGCCGGATTACTTCTCGGTGGCACCGATCAACAAAGAGAAATTACCTTTGAAATATGACAGCAATAGCACGGATGTGAAAAGTGCGCAGACGATGCTGAGAGGACTTGACTTCAAGCCGGATCGTGTAGATGGATACTATGACCAGAAGACGGAAGAAGCGGTCAAAGCATTCCAGAAGCAGAAAGGCATTGAGGCCACAGGCGAGATCGACGAGAAAACCGCTGAATCACTGGAAGCGGCTCTGATTGAACGCATTGCCAATCCTCAATATGATGCACAGCTGAAGCGCGCGATCGAAAATGTCTCGAAGGATATTTAG
- a CDS encoding response regulator transcription factor: MSERNEPIHRKEADPLQPIRLILTDDDSFIRESLKVLLGLDPGIIVTGTASNGREALELLEAGTAADVVLMDIRMPDCDGVEGTRIIKSRFPDMRVLMLTTFDDDEYIIQALQNGASGYLLKNVPPDRIIQGIKTVHNGDMLIHPDIARKLAGLLRPAAAPQTHPHQPPDAYGLTRMELAVAEAISEGLSNKEIAAKLFLSEGTVKNYVTEILGKLSLRDRTQIAIFMLKK; this comes from the coding sequence ATGTCCGAACGAAATGAACCAATCCACAGAAAGGAAGCTGACCCACTGCAGCCCATTCGGCTGATTCTCACCGATGATGACTCTTTTATTCGCGAAAGTCTTAAAGTATTGCTCGGACTTGATCCTGGAATTATCGTCACGGGTACAGCCTCAAATGGACGTGAAGCTCTTGAACTGCTGGAAGCCGGAACCGCCGCCGACGTTGTACTGATGGATATCCGGATGCCCGACTGTGATGGCGTAGAAGGCACCCGTATCATCAAATCCCGTTTCCCTGACATGCGTGTACTGATGCTGACGACATTTGACGATGACGAATACATTATCCAGGCTCTGCAGAACGGTGCTAGCGGTTATTTGCTCAAAAATGTACCCCCCGACCGAATTATTCAAGGCATCAAAACAGTACATAACGGTGATATGCTGATTCACCCTGATATTGCCCGCAAACTCGCGGGGCTGCTTCGTCCGGCTGCGGCTCCTCAAACACATCCACATCAACCTCCTGATGCTTACGGTTTAACACGAATGGAACTGGCCGTTGCAGAAGCGATATCCGAAGGGCTGTCCAACAAGGAGATTGCGGCTAAACTATTCCTGAGTGAAGGTACGGTCAAAAACTATGTCACCGAAATTCTTGGCAAACTAAGCCTGCGTGATCGGACGCAGATCGCCATCTTTATGTTGAAGAAATAG
- a CDS encoding ABC transporter permease yields the protein MNIWHICIFEIRRILRIRSVLLNLFVLPLLLIFILGAALSSTMDTGKDNVPGRVSVGVIQTGSSSGSVTEALNAFVAAPAVAEMMKVQRFTTEEDAVRGLRQGELDFAVLIPPDLEERMAKGEDAKLQWILGKDSTLNIVGETLFTRFTDELNRHMATVEVLGPEASMAMAFMTDEGSGNISYVNVSNPGTAGTSYSASQYYAASMLAMFMLYAGMTTSNSLFSERDKKTLTRLQAAPVGNGVIFAGKIAGNSLLAFMQALIIVLMTYWLYGVNWGTHPWLIVLICVLITISSMMIGVIVALVSKNAASASALMQGIIIAMTFISGGFTPIAIDFVQRIGEFTVNHWALQSFLRMMLDASMSEIMHNILMLGVVSAVLLTIAAVIYGKVGYRYE from the coding sequence ATGAACATTTGGCATATTTGCATCTTTGAAATAAGGCGGATTCTGAGAATCCGATCTGTTCTCCTAAACTTGTTTGTTCTACCGCTGCTGTTAATCTTTATCTTGGGGGCTGCGTTATCAAGTACGATGGATACGGGGAAGGACAACGTTCCTGGCCGGGTAAGCGTGGGAGTGATTCAGACAGGTTCGAGTTCAGGTTCAGTTACGGAAGCCCTGAATGCATTTGTGGCGGCTCCGGCTGTAGCCGAAATGATGAAAGTACAGCGTTTTACGACTGAGGAGGATGCAGTGCGTGGTCTCCGGCAAGGTGAACTCGATTTTGCAGTCTTAATCCCACCCGATCTGGAGGAACGGATGGCGAAGGGGGAAGACGCCAAACTGCAATGGATTCTGGGAAAAGACAGCACGCTGAACATCGTAGGTGAGACGTTGTTTACTCGCTTCACGGATGAACTGAACAGGCATATGGCAACAGTAGAAGTGCTGGGACCGGAAGCAAGTATGGCCATGGCATTCATGACTGACGAGGGCTCGGGCAATATCTCCTATGTTAACGTCAGTAATCCTGGAACAGCAGGTACCTCATACAGTGCCTCTCAATATTATGCTGCATCCATGCTGGCCATGTTTATGTTATACGCAGGCATGACGACGAGCAACAGCCTTTTTAGTGAGCGGGACAAAAAAACCTTAACCCGCCTGCAGGCCGCTCCCGTAGGCAATGGTGTCATTTTTGCAGGGAAAATTGCGGGCAACAGCCTCCTGGCCTTCATGCAGGCGCTGATTATTGTGCTGATGACCTACTGGCTATACGGCGTGAATTGGGGGACACATCCTTGGCTGATTGTTCTGATCTGCGTACTGATTACCATATCTTCGATGATGATCGGTGTGATTGTGGCACTCGTGAGCAAGAATGCGGCATCCGCAAGTGCGTTAATGCAGGGCATCATCATTGCCATGACGTTTATTAGCGGCGGGTTCACGCCGATTGCCATTGATTTTGTACAGCGGATTGGTGAATTTACGGTGAATCACTGGGCCCTGCAGAGTTTCCTGCGAATGATGCTGGATGCTTCGATGAGCGAGATTATGCATAATATCCTCATGCTCGGTGTTGTGAGTGCCGTCTTGCTTACCATTGCAGCTGTGATCTACGGGAAGGTGGGATATCGCTATGAATAG
- a CDS encoding PDZ domain-containing protein — MEWAWPWLTTLGEALLQLFTQPFYYIAVILIALIYHRQLLQERRLFHVRLQSSITQTIRALLGGIVIGASVSVVSIFLGTHLTLASVICIWVATLVLALFRIRYLCFAYAAGLLGVVQFGLNVASGWQPEGWLGSVTEALRALDMPALLVLAALLHLGEAMLVRLQGVSMASPLLFEGKRGKLVGGYQLQHFWPVPLLILVPITGSGAELAWNPLLNAGGGYMLMALPILLGFGEVTQSMLPGQKVQISAKRLLFYGTGLLVLSLLAAWWSPLMVVAALAAFIGHEFLVWYSGFEEQHRSPVFVHPVHGLKVLGVIPDSPAAELGIEAGETLYKVNGVMVHSPEDLHRALRMNPAFCKLEVRNHQGESKFMQRAIYEGEHHQLGVLMAPDNHEAWAVQLRPLTLFHIITLKLFARRKNNRNDEAPLALPAPAVNEQGSIEM; from the coding sequence ATGGAATGGGCTTGGCCATGGTTAACGACATTAGGGGAAGCATTGCTGCAGTTGTTTACTCAGCCGTTTTATTATATCGCGGTAATTCTGATTGCACTGATCTATCATCGTCAATTATTACAGGAACGCAGATTGTTTCATGTTCGTCTGCAAAGCTCCATAACCCAGACGATCCGTGCCTTACTTGGAGGTATCGTCATTGGCGCCAGCGTCTCGGTGGTATCCATATTCCTGGGGACACACCTTACACTCGCCAGTGTAATTTGTATATGGGTCGCAACGTTAGTTCTGGCCTTGTTCCGTATTCGTTATCTGTGTTTCGCCTATGCTGCAGGACTGCTTGGCGTAGTGCAGTTTGGACTGAACGTGGCTTCAGGCTGGCAGCCAGAGGGCTGGCTTGGCAGCGTCACAGAGGCATTGCGTGCACTGGACATGCCTGCCTTACTGGTACTGGCTGCTTTACTGCATCTTGGTGAGGCGATGCTGGTTCGCTTGCAAGGGGTATCCATGGCTTCGCCATTGCTCTTCGAAGGCAAGCGTGGCAAGCTGGTCGGAGGATACCAGCTGCAGCATTTCTGGCCGGTCCCACTGCTGATTCTGGTACCGATAACGGGGAGCGGAGCAGAGCTCGCTTGGAATCCGCTCCTGAACGCAGGAGGCGGCTACATGCTGATGGCACTTCCTATCCTGCTTGGATTCGGTGAAGTTACACAGAGTATGCTTCCAGGGCAAAAAGTACAGATTTCCGCCAAGCGGTTACTGTTCTACGGGACAGGCCTGCTTGTGCTCAGTCTCTTGGCGGCATGGTGGTCACCGCTTATGGTGGTTGCTGCTCTGGCTGCATTTATCGGACATGAGTTCCTGGTGTGGTACAGCGGGTTTGAAGAACAGCACCGGAGTCCGGTGTTTGTCCATCCGGTACATGGCCTGAAAGTACTTGGCGTCATTCCGGATAGCCCTGCGGCAGAGCTGGGAATCGAAGCAGGAGAAACGCTGTATAAGGTGAATGGTGTGATGGTACATTCACCCGAGGATCTGCATCGCGCGCTGCGGATGAATCCGGCCTTTTGCAAACTGGAAGTTCGCAACCATCAGGGTGAGAGTAAATTTATGCAGCGGGCCATCTACGAAGGTGAACATCATCAGCTCGGGGTGCTTATGGCCCCTGATAATCATGAAGCCTGGGCAGTGCAGCTGCGTCCGCTGACCCTGTTCCATATCATCACACTCAAATTATTTGCCCGCCGCAAAAATAATCGCAATGATGAGGCTCCGCTGGCTCTGCCAGCTCCGGCTGTGAATGAACAAGGATCGATAGAAATGTAA
- a CDS encoding ABC transporter ATP-binding protein: MAILEMEHVVKRYGSKLSVDHLNLSVDKGEIFGLLGPNGAGKSTTISMIAGLLGIEQGEIRLDGISVKERPLEVKRRIGLVPQDLALYEAMTAAENVTFFARLYGLRGKLLKERVQESLEFVGLQDKAKDAPSTFSGGMKRRLNIACAIMHRPDLIIMDEPTVGIDPQSRNHILESVRTLNKMGSTIIYTSHYMEEVAAISNRVAIMDQGHIIACGTEAELRERVASEEKILLTASGIGPGAVEELRLHPRVRAVEAAGDTLTITLPSAQQDLQDILFICSKHEIAIQSLKVEEPDLETLFLNLTGRTLRD, translated from the coding sequence ATGGCTATTCTAGAAATGGAACATGTGGTCAAACGATACGGCAGTAAACTCTCGGTGGATCATTTGAACCTGAGTGTGGATAAAGGGGAGATTTTTGGACTCTTAGGACCGAACGGTGCAGGCAAAAGCACCACCATCAGCATGATTGCCGGTCTGCTCGGCATCGAACAGGGCGAAATCCGGCTGGATGGCATCTCAGTCAAGGAGCGGCCGCTTGAAGTCAAACGCAGGATTGGACTCGTGCCGCAGGACCTGGCTCTGTATGAAGCGATGACTGCTGCAGAGAATGTCACTTTTTTTGCCAGGCTATACGGACTGCGCGGGAAACTGTTGAAGGAGAGAGTGCAGGAATCGCTCGAATTTGTCGGGTTGCAGGATAAAGCGAAGGATGCCCCATCCACTTTCTCTGGCGGAATGAAGCGCAGGCTGAACATTGCGTGTGCGATTATGCACCGGCCGGATCTGATTATTATGGATGAGCCAACGGTGGGGATCGATCCCCAGTCGCGGAATCATATTTTGGAATCCGTGCGCACGCTAAATAAAATGGGCTCAACCATTATCTACACAAGCCATTACATGGAAGAAGTCGCGGCGATCAGTAACCGGGTAGCGATTATGGATCAGGGACACATCATTGCCTGCGGCACCGAAGCAGAGCTGAGAGAGCGGGTAGCGTCCGAGGAGAAGATCTTGCTAACCGCATCGGGAATTGGACCCGGTGCCGTTGAGGAACTGAGGCTCCATCCGCGTGTGCGTGCGGTAGAAGCTGCAGGAGACACCCTGACCATTACGCTGCCTTCGGCTCAGCAGGATCTGCAGGATATCCTTTTCATCTGCAGCAAACACGAGATTGCCATTCAGTCGCTTAAGGTTGAGGAGCCTGATCTGGAGACATTGTTCCTCAATCTGACCGGCCGCACGCTGCGGGATTAG
- a CDS encoding sensor histidine kinase has product MPMRILQYGLILVPAVLYLLMQPLDREDLYTLYIIIALGFAVCKDFARSRARHLLLVLAEILWSCWMIALYGPFMLFLSLSILYVFMYRLEGTSRWLMFGVQLVASNIALHWHNAPPQELLPWYTSIPIDPGFPFMEETTERIVGNLLLVLTAALSWQGSRMASSHGQLEQVYDELRSKHFELQDARAQLLLFTKQLEGVAQAEERTRISRQLHDDIGHRLIRTKMMSEAALLTLPLDTKQGTEMVRQIRDQLAASMDDMRTTLHKMRSDSYVSDAYSLDHLLEEVGRETGVKTSYEVRGPSRELYPSIQIVLYKNAKEALTNALRHGNASSITVEMAFGEREVCMTVSNDGKIRTRQPSKAPHKGMRSGRGSTEESTKPGMGHEGMRLRTESIGGQLEIRSIFPYTVITRLPMANKADLI; this is encoded by the coding sequence ATGCCGATGCGTATACTGCAATACGGTTTAATTCTCGTTCCTGCTGTCCTGTACCTTTTGATGCAGCCCTTGGACCGGGAAGATTTATATACGCTGTATATCATCATCGCCCTCGGATTCGCTGTCTGCAAAGACTTCGCCCGTTCTCGTGCTCGACATTTGCTTCTCGTTCTGGCCGAAATACTCTGGTCCTGCTGGATGATTGCCTTATACGGACCCTTCATGTTGTTTTTGTCCTTATCTATACTCTATGTATTTATGTATCGCCTTGAAGGGACATCTCGCTGGTTGATGTTTGGAGTTCAGCTTGTCGCCAGCAATATTGCGCTGCATTGGCATAACGCTCCACCCCAGGAGCTGCTTCCTTGGTATACCTCAATACCAATCGACCCTGGATTTCCATTCATGGAAGAGACCACTGAAAGGATTGTGGGAAACCTGCTCCTTGTCCTTACCGCCGCACTCTCCTGGCAGGGTTCCAGAATGGCAAGCAGTCACGGACAGCTGGAACAGGTATACGACGAGCTTCGCAGCAAACATTTCGAGCTTCAGGATGCACGTGCACAACTGCTGCTGTTTACGAAGCAGCTCGAAGGCGTGGCCCAGGCGGAAGAGCGGACACGGATTTCAAGGCAGCTTCACGACGATATAGGACACCGTCTTATTCGTACGAAAATGATGTCTGAGGCTGCCCTGTTAACCCTTCCTTTGGACACCAAACAGGGTACGGAAATGGTAAGACAAATACGTGATCAGTTGGCGGCAAGCATGGATGATATGCGCACCACACTTCACAAGATGCGGTCTGATTCGTATGTATCCGATGCCTATTCACTAGATCATCTGTTGGAAGAAGTGGGCAGAGAGACCGGTGTGAAGACGAGTTATGAAGTCCGTGGCCCATCCCGAGAGCTGTATCCGAGCATACAGATCGTATTATATAAAAATGCCAAAGAAGCGCTGACCAATGCTCTGCGACACGGAAACGCAAGTTCAATTACGGTGGAAATGGCATTTGGAGAACGCGAGGTTTGCATGACCGTCAGTAATGATGGGAAAATCAGAACCCGGCAACCCTCAAAGGCCCCACATAAGGGAATGCGGTCCGGCAGGGGCTCAACAGAAGAGTCAACCAAGCCAGGCATGGGACACGAAGGGATGCGATTGCGTACAGAATCCATTGGAGGCCAGCTCGAGATCCGATCGATTTTTCCCTACACCGTGATTACACGCCTGCCCATGGCGAATAAAGCTGATTTGATCTGA